CGTGGCAGGAGGGCAGCTCCCCGCCGTGGTACAACCTCTGAGTCAAAGTACGTGGCACTTTTTTCAAATAGGAAATCAGTGCTGGCATTGGAAGGGACAGGGAAGAAATCCATGTACCTAGGAAGTAGTagagaggagaggaagacaaTTTGCATAGAGAAGGGGCCAGATGCCCGTGCTGGTAGAAGCAGGATGGGGGAGGTTTAAGAGGAAAGGAATGTTCTGAGAAGCATCCCAGGTCTCACCAGTCAATGCCCTTGTGGTAATTAGGGCCGTTGAAGAACTGAATCTCCTCAAAGGTGCTGGGGCTAGGAAAACTGCTAGTCACAGCTGGATGCAGGCTCAGGAAGAAGTGAATAGCTGTGGTCCCTAAATGGGAGAGAAAGTCCAGGCCATGGTGGAAGAGAATCCAGCTCAACAACATCAGCTTGAAAGAGGTCAGAAAACAATCACTCTGGGTAGTAAAACACCCTTTAGCCAAACTACAGCGAGAAAAGAAAAGCTAGAGAGAGGTCCAGGGAAGGGTTAAAATGGTTCTCCGCCTTGACTGTGCATCGGAATCACTTGtggatctttaaaaaaacaatgacaacaaaaaaagacataattCTGATATACAACCAGGTTAAGAATCActcaaggggacttccctggtggtccagtggttaagaatctgcctgacaatgcaggggacaccggtttgattcttggctggggaagatcccgtatgttgtggagcaactaaacctgctCGCCACGCATtctagagactgtgctccacaacaagccACAACGAGAAGACCACACACCACACTGGACAGCAGTCCCTGCTcacgtgccgcaactagagaaagcccgcacagccacgaagacccagcacagccgaaacgAGAGTCACTCAAGGGACTGATTAATGAGGGGTGGTATGAGAAGGAAATTCTTTGGCCAGAGAGTTCTCTGGATTTAAGGCAAGGCAACAGAACTTGGCTAAGGATGATTCACCTGTCTTCTGGGGTCCCACAATGAGGAACTTGGGGAGCCGATCACAGGTTTTCTCCTTGGACCAGATATCTTTGTGCCTCTTGTCGTCACAGGGATTCTGAAGGGGAGGCCAATAATCAGATAATCTTTTCCTCAACAGCCACCCCCATCATGTCTCTAGGTCAGCCTGAGCTCCACCTCTACCTGCCAAAGGGGGCTTCGCTCTTGAGGGAAGAGGTCAAAGTACTTTCGTGCAAGAGGGACAGGAGGAAGGGTCTGTAGGCGCAGCCTCGTCCAGCACTGGAGAAAGCGCACCAGGCTCTCAAAGGTGTACAGGCCCAGCCGATCATTTCCATAATTAGACAGATGAGTCATAAAGATGCTGATCTGAAAGGGGGTGCCTGCATGTCAGATTTGGAGAGCCTACCCCACTTCAAAAGCGGGCTTGGTGAGCAAAAGTCTCAGCCTGCAAACACCGGCTGTCCCATCTTCTAGCCCTTCCTCTCAGCACCTTACCGGATTAAGCAGCACTGTCAGAAAGAGTTCTCCACCTCGGATGCTCCGGTCGAGTTCACGAGAGCCTCCTGGATACTCATTATAGAAGATTGTGTGAGTGAAGAGACCACATGTCTGCCGCGGCAgcacctgaaagaaaaaaaagaaaaaacagggagAGATGAGATTGGAAGGTAGAATGACAACTAGATGAAGGACAGAAGATTTGAGGCACTTTAGGATTCCTTGGGTTTATAGAGGACAGCTTGAAGTTACAGCAATAAAGCTCTTGCTCTATGCATTATGACTTTTCACCCCTCTACCCCCTATTATTATGGACGAGCTTGGATAATGCAGGTTGGAGGCTGGCCGATTGTGGGAGTTTGATTGAGGTTTGTACTGGGAGTCCCTCACCATAATGCCATTGTGAATGAAGCCACGGCGGTAGCGGGCAGGGCGGAGGTGGGGGTACTCCTCAGTGCTGGTCACCTGGATGCCCCACACAGATTTCCAGGCTTCATAGAGCTGTGTGTGGATGGGGTACACGCCGGAGTGGTGGGGGGCCACAGCATACCCCAGATCCGTGGGAATCCCATGTTCCTGGGAATGGGGCATAGACTCTCACCAGGACCTGGTGAGGTTTGGGGAGTAGAGGGTAAAGGGGGTGGGGATGCCTCtacagaaagaaaataggaaaggaCAAGGAAAGGGTACTCCGCTAGGGAAAGGTCGAAACGGAAGCATTAGCTTTGGGGAAAAGTATGGGGAAGAGATCCAAGGTCTCACCAGAGCAAACTGTTTGTTGAGCCTCATCTGGTCAGCCAGCACGGAGCGATTGTGGAACAGATGTGGCTGCATGTGGCTCCACATGTGGGGGAACCACCAGAACTCTCGGCGGTGCTTCAGCAGCATGTCGTCCCCAGCATCCTCCTCCTCTGTCCCTATGACCACACACTGACCACTGACCACAGCCAGTTAGGCCCTGGTCCTCCTTCGTTCTGTACCAACATGAACCGCTTTCCATCCTTGGGACAACATGGCTGACCTCTGCCCACCTAGGACTATTCTCCCTATTGCCAACCTGCCCTCCAGCCACCCATGCTAACTGAAATTCCCAGCCACCACTAGCTCCTCATAGCATTCTGACCCCAAACCTTGCCCCCTTTCTCCAACCTGTCTGCCCACGATGGACAGATCAAACTAAGACTGATATGCTGAAGGAACAGGCGAACGAGCTCACCAGTATGATAGAACTTGCCCGAGAAGCCCAAGTTGAAGGTGAAGTTGGGGACTAAGGTCCTGAGTTTGTTCTGCGTGGTCAACAGGGCCTGGGAAGAGTAGCAGGAACATGAGAAATCAGGAGAGAGCAATCTAAGGAGAAAATTGAGAAGTCGCATTCTTCTTGCCTGTAAAAGGGCAGGGAGCATTACCTATGACAAGCTTAGAATCAAGGGAGGGAGTCTGAAAGGACAGAGCCTGAAACAGCTTCTAAGGAAAGAAATTGGagtcaggaaaaagaaagactgaCCTCAACATCAGCCACCTTCATGCGGGTACCTTCCTTGCCCACAAAGATGTCATCGATGTCTACCAAGATGTAACGGTCAAGGTCCAAGCAGAGGCGCTTGCCAGTGAGGTATGCAACGGCATCGACGAAAACTAGTTTGTGGAGCCAGAAGGAGAGGCCGTGACCAAACAGCACCCGCTGGATGCCATCGTGAAGCCCCAGGTCCTGCACCACAGTGGGAAGCCGGGCCCGGCGAGGCACTGGTCCTGGCACAGGGGGCTCAGCCAGCCGAAGGCTGGCAAGAAGCACTGGTTCATAGGTGCTGTGGTTGGATTGGAAGATGGTCCAGTCATCACCGGGTAGTGGCCCAGGCTCCAGGCGGCTGGGACGTGTGAGATGTAGGAGTGGAGCTGTAGGATTCACTTGGTAGTCCCGAAGCCCCAAGTTTGAATGGAGAAAAAGGGGAAAGCCCTTGAGCTGGGCACTCAGTAGGCTGTGCTCATGGGCTCGGAAAAAGCCAATGATGCCTACACCGTACTCCACACAGTACCGGTCTAGCAGTTCCCGACTCCAGGCATCCAGGTTGACGTACTTGAGCAGGTTCTCATAAATGACCAAGACATACCGGCCCCGGGTATGATCCGTCAGTGTGGGCATGTCCCCTCGGCCAGGTGCCAGCTCAGTGCTGTAACGAAAACGGCTAGACTCCAAGATGGCCACGATCTCCTGCCCCAGCTGCGAGTATGCACTCTCCACAAACACAAGGACCACGGGTTCAGTTCGCGCTGTCTCTGGAGGCCTGGGGGGCCGGGGTGGGACTGGAGGCCGAACCGGGCCAGGACCACCCGCTGCGCCACTGCTGCAGTCTCCCAAGGGGAGGGGCAACAGTTCCTTGGCCTTGGGGCTGGTGGATACGTAGTAAGCCAAGAAGCCCATGGAGCCCAGACTGAAAGCAATCAGCAGCAGTATGAGGCGGTGCAGTTCCAGCTGCCGAGCTGGGCGTACCACCTTCCACAGCTTGAGCATGGCGGGGAGGTGAGGCAGGGATGGGGACCACCTCAGGGGATGGGAGGTAGGAGTTCTATAGGCTGAGGCTCTCCGGGAGGGTAGAAGGATATGAAAAGAGGGGAAAGGGATTCCCGCAGGGTCAGCTCCCTGCGAAGGCGGAAACAAGTCCCCTTAGTATAGGGTAGAGGAGGTAGAAAGGGCAACAGGGGGCAATTGGACAGAGTTCATTGGTCTCAGGTCACCATGGCCCACTGGCCCATGCCTTCAGGATGCAAGTCTAGTCAGGCTCCACCTTTGGTCCGGTCTGAGCTTGTCACATCAGATGTCAGACAGAGTTCCTCACAACCTGTAAGAGAAACTGGTGCATTACTTCTCTCCTTCAAACTGTCATTAATCCATCCCCCCCATTCACCCCATCTCTCTTACCTCCTGCTCACAGGATGGTCTGTTCTCCAAGAACAAGCTCCTGTAGAAGAACAACACAATCTGAGTCTCATACCTTAGCTTCACAGCCTGTTCCCTTTCTTAGAATGCTGTCTAAATTCTCCTCCCTGAACTAAGTTCAGAACTGAAGCAGTATATCCAAGGTCTGGAAGAGAACAAATCTCCCATCAGTAAGAGGCCAAATAGCCCAGGAGGCTGAAAATGAACCTGCTCTGAAAGGAGTTCCCAGCCTGTGACTGAGCAGTTGGTCAGCCAGTAGGGGGTCTGGTCTTCCtgtgaagaagggaaggaaagccCCAGAAGTCCCATGTTCCAACGAAATATCAGATAAGAGGAAACTCATGTGCCTGTTAATCTCCCTCATCTATCAAACCCAACATCTCAGGCTAACAGCACTAACGAACTTGCAGTTCAGTGGACACTATGATAGGGGAATTCAAGAGGAAAGACAAATGGTGCTAGCTAATCATTCTATTACCTTCCAAGCCCAGAACCTGAGGATTCTCTTCCCCACTCCTTGTGAAAAATTACTCACCCCTGCTCTTTACCTCACCTGTGCCAATGTCAGGAGGGGTGATAAAAATGCAGCCCCAGAGTAGGCCATATCACTGGCACCTAAGACAAGCTAGAGAGGTGAAACCAGAGTCTGTCTCCCTACCCACTCTGCTTCTCCTTCCTAACCTAGCCTGGATGGTACTACATTCTCATCACTAAACAGCTCAGAAGGGTCCTGAGCCAGCCGAGACAGACATGAAGGATTGAGTCCTATTACAGAAACAGAGCAAGCTTGAGTAGGGCTGGGTGGCAGAGAGCAACAGGAGCTTAAGTAGTATCCAATCAAtaacagagaaaggagaaagtaCCATCGGAGAATAGTTGTAAAGAGCTCTACATTTCAGAGACTTTCTTAAGTAGACCAACTAGAAGCTTTACTGTCACTCTCCCCATCTTAATCATTTCCAGTAAGGCCAGTGGCTGGCAATTTCTACCACTCACtccccacacatacacattttggGGTGATTACGCAGAGATAGGGGTCCTTCAGAATTGAGAAAGACAGTTTAAGAACAGTTCAGCTTTGGCTTGAGTAAAACTAACTGGCATGAAAAGAGAGCTGGGAAAGGATCAAAATGGTGATGGGAAGGGGTGAATCCTAAGAGGAAACTTTTTGCAGTAAACACAGTAATGAGAAGAAATCACTGTACAATGGGGGAAGTAGATACTGGGGGGTGATCACTCATAATGTTAAggataatagttaacatttactgGGGGCTTATCTTTGCCAGACATTCTTCCAAGAGCTTTCTCTATATTTAATGCTCACACCAGTCCTAAGAGGTAAGTAATATCCCCGTTTTACATATGAGTAATTTGAGGTCCAGAGAAGCTTagtaacttgcccaggatcacacagctcagTCAATGGAGGAATTGGGATTCAAAGTCAGGCCTGTCAAGCTCCAGCCCTGCTCTTAACCACTGCATTTTAGCTTCGGACCTAGAAGAAGCACCAATATTCAGAGAAGGGGTGATGAGAAAGTCCTGGGGGAGGACGCGAGGTGGGACGATAAATACCGAAGCTGGACCACGGCCGGGGAGGGGTTGTTGAATGTGTGCGCAACAGCGGGAGAAGAGCAACTGAGGTGGGGGCTGAGGAAGGCGGGGGTGTGGGCCCCGCGCTGGGAGACCAGCAGTGCAGATGCCGCGGGAGGAGGGGGACCGAGCAGCGACAGGAGCGTGGGGCGCTGGCATCTGGGGTCATGGACGGAGGGCCCAGCTAGGGGGAACGTGGGTTCACAGGTGGGTATGGAGAGAGGAGGGCGTGAAGCATTCAAGGGGAAAGAAGGGGCTAGGGGCGCGCGGAGGAGAGTCTGCGGTGACATCGGGGCGGGCGTCGGGCTGGAAGAGCCCCGAGGCGAGGAGGCACCCGGGGCAAAGGGGACCAGCCAAGAGGAATGAGGCCACGACCAGGGCGGCCTGCGGAAGGGACAGGGGGAGGGGAGCGCGGGCCGCCCCGAGGGGCCGCCGGGGACGCCCCTGCGGGCGGTTTCGGTGACCACACTGAGGGAAATCTGTGAAGGGAGAGCTTGCGGGGACCGTGGGCGGGGGCCACACTCCGAGCGGGGGTCTCCTCAAGGGCGGCTCACCCGGCGGACTGGGCGGCGTCCCCGCTGTCCCCGGGCTCCGCCACGTCCCGGGGCTGCCCGGCTTCCCTGCTCTCGGGGCCTCGGGCCGCGTCGCGGCTGCTCCGCCATCTCCGAGCGAACGTTCTGCCGCAGCCGGGCCCAACCACCGCTCCCACCAGGGGGAGGCGGCGCGCTGCCGCTCGCGGCCCCGCTCGGGTTCCCGCCGCCTCTGGGCCTGCCAGCCGCGCGGCCGAGGCGCCGGGCTGCTGAACGGTGCTCCCCAGCGCTCGGCTGAGCCGCGACCTCAGAGACAGCCGGCTCCGCGCGCCCCCGGGAGAGGCGCCCCCCTCCTTCCCGCGCGGTGGCACAGCCTGGCGAGCGTCGGCGGCGCGGCTCCCGAGGCCGGGGCGGGACGAGGGTGCGGGATCTTCCACTCGGCCCGGCGGAGGGGGAGCCGGGCCGGCACACTGAGGGGctgcgggggagggggcggggcggcccTAGACGGGGGCGGGGCCCGGAGGCGGGGCGAGCCTCGGAGCTCACCTCCGAAGAGCGCAAATTCTCCCCAACCCCAATCCCAAACTCGCCTCAGCAATCCAGTGGGGTGATTGGAGGCCGATTAGTTTAGGAGGAAGTTTTATTCTAAAATGGGTCCAAAAGGAGTGGGAGAAGGTCCAGTTCTCCACCAGAAGCCTTGTAACCCAGGCTGTTAAATCTAAACCTCTGGGCATAAGCCTCCCACAGCAGTAACACAATGGACTGTTTAAaggttattttattaaatatcttcaGTTCAAGGTTTCATTGTAACAAAGCTATGAAGGGTCTACCAACATTCAGAACaaacactatttttaaattatttctatgtCATCATGCAAAAATTCTGCATCAAATGCCTTCCATTTCCTGTTTAAAAGGTGgtggtgttgttgttttttaatagtcTATTGTCTATAGATGCTGACATTAGCCCCAGAAGAGGAGTAAGAATGCTAAGAAGTGGGGCTGGAGCAGCCATATGAAGCTATGGGTCTTAATGAACTCTAAGACCATTTGTCTTCAAGCCAGCAAAACCAAACCCTGTGGTGAAGGTGTCTGCGTGCTGGTACTGCAGGCTGCAGGGCGGGAGACGGCTGGGACCCGGGGGCTGGGGCATGCAGGAGGTGCTCGGAGGAGCCTGGCTAAATCCAAGCACCAGCACCCGTGAGTATGCTCTCTTCTCAGCTGGCTCCAAGGTAAACCTGTAGCTTTGCCTCTTCTCCCAGCTCCTGTGCCTCCTTAAGGCAGTCCAGGGAGCTGGGGTCTACCCATCTCTCCCCCAATAGTGCAGACATTTGTGCAGACAGACCTGCACAGTTGTTTGGGGGGAAACCAAAGCCATGACCAATTGCTCCTCCATTATCATCTCTGCTATCTGCTTAGAGTATACATTCTTCCCTCCTGGAATGGAACTCCTTGAGCACAGAGAGGGACAACGAAGGTAGGAGCCTTGGCTCTGGATATCTCTTTTGGGTACATGCAGGTGAGACGGGGGTGATGCCCATGCAGATTGTCCAGCAGTAAGTCTATACTTCAGTTGGTCAGTAAAGAAGTCTCTTTATAGAGGATACCTCTTCTTGCCAGAGTAGTCAAGTCAGTCtcaaagacaggaaaagagattGGCGTGCAGCAAGGGAAGAGTAAGAAGGGAGGCAGCCCTGAGGGCAGCCCGAATGCATAGAAACAACCATCAACTCAATCCCGCTGCCTCACTCCTCCCATCCCACAGGGGCACTTGGCAGAGGGCCCAGGCCCAGATGAGAGTCAACACAGGGACCACCACCGAGAGAAGGCAAGACAAAGATGGTCCAAGTCAGCACGGAAACAGAGCTGCCAAAGCTGGCAGGGGGAGCCCAGACCAAGGCCTGGCTCTCTCTTTGCTAAGttataagaaaacaaacacaaagcaaAGCGGcaacccctcccacttcccagctGCTAGGATTGGGCCTCAAGATCAGAGCCCACGTGCATTGTGCATCCTATAGAAATGGATGAGTAAGTGAGTGCATGTCAGACTAACACGAGGTTTCTCATCAGCTTCGGAGCAGACACGCTTCTGCAGCACCAATTCTCTTCCCTTCTACGCTAAATGGTAGAGTACAGCAACGTCCGGGCCCTGCTTctcagtcctgaggccactgcttcTCAGCTGCCTCCACGGCAGGCTGGGAGCTCCACATTCTCTCCCAAGAAGGTCTGTTGGCCACGGTGTTCTCATAAGCCTCGTTCTAGGCGCGTATACAAATTCTGAAGAAGTCCATTCCGAGACCTGGGGCAGGCAGGCCATCTCAGAGGCTGCAGTCACATCACACAGCCCCCAGAGCTCTGTCAGAGTTCTTGCCTGGTCCCGAGTCCATGGAGGCCAGAGGCCGAGCTCACCTCTTCAGGGCTGGTGGGTGAGCCCACTGCTTGTGCCAGGATGGGCATCACACAGACTCCTGCCTTCTTGCCAGCCCAAGGGCTGTCGATGGTTTTAAAACACATCATGGTATGGATCCCACTTTTTtttaacaatctttttttttttcttttttttccccttaaatgtaAAAAACACCTCGGTACAGCAGAGACAGACACGAAGGGCGGGCGGGAGGGCTGCATGCAGGGGCGTGCATTGGCTGCTGCCGCTTTgtaatttaattgttttaaacCTCAAACGAACAGGACTGCCGCTGTCACTCAGGCCCTCCAGAGCCACTGGCTGCGAAGGTTTGACCTCCGGCTGGGATCTCCTCATGCCCCTGTCAAACAGGACAGACGTGGTAACAGGACAGAGGACAGTACGCACACAGGAGTTCCAGAGACTTAAACACAATTATACACGTGGTCAACTCTGCCTGAGAAGGTGGAGGATGAGGGGGGAAGCTAGTATTTAAACAGAACATCGCCTCCCATTTGCTGAGCACTTACTGACTGCTTTACCTACAAGGACCTTATTTAAATCTCACAACAAAGGAGGCAGGCACAGCTCGCTCCTTCcctctttttaacagctgaggcAAATGAGGCTTAGGGAGGGGAAGTAACCTGTTCAAGGTCACCCAATGTAGTGTCATGGAGCCAGACCCAAGTCTGTCTGACTTGAGAGCATAACTTATTGCAACCACCACACTGCCGGCCTTCACTGCGCTCCTGGGACGGCCCGAATGTCCTCCCCCAAGGCCACCTCtcagccccttcctcctcctctgaccCCACGTGTCCCAGCCCCCCGCGCCCCACCAGGTGCACCTGTGGCTGAGCTCACTGCAGCGGTGCGGCAGGGGCCCCTGAGCAGTGATAGTGGACATTGAGCCACTTGCCATCCCGGCGATGCCAGACCCGGGTCTCCTCCGACTGGCTGGTGCGAGGCCGACCCTGCCCATCGATGTACTGGGTGAGGCGGATGTAGGCAATGCAAGCCGCGTCCTCTCCGATCACGTGGACGtgtgggttcaggatggtggtGTGGATGGGCTTGCTGTTCTTGGACAGGACTGTAGTGGGCAGGGCGGGGTGAGGTAGGTAGGAGGGCGTCAGGCCTGGGGACGGGCATTTTCCTCCCAGCCTGCACTTCCCAAGTCTCACCCTCTCTCCAGTAACCATTCTGGGAGTCGCCAAGTTCCCCCATACACTCTCCAGAGGCTGGGAAACCCCATTAGATtagtttcaattatttaaaaggaagagaaaggtggGGAGCAGTGTTAGCAGCAGCTAGTATTTTAATCAGACAATGTACTGCGGGTTTTACATGCATGAGCCATATTCCTTGGTCGATATTATTTTCTTCGTTATAAGATAAGGAAATAGGCTCAAGGAGGTGAAGTAATTTGCCCACACAACATCTGAACTCAAGATTATCTTAACGAAAGCCTGTGACAATCTTTCTACCCCGACAGGTGGGTTTAGATTTCATAAgcgttgtgtgtgctcagtcgcgtctgactcttttgcaaccctatggactgtagcaggccaggctcctctgtccatgggatttctcaggtaaaaatactggagtgggttaccatttccttctccaagggatcttcccgacccagggatcaaatccttgtctcctgtcttggcaggtggattctttaccattctgagtcatctgggaagccctcataaggGTTGGCTTGTCCATAACTAGGGCTGTAGAGTAAAACCAGgaacttaaaatattcaa
This window of the Bos indicus x Bos taurus breed Angus x Brahman F1 hybrid chromosome 28, Bos_hybrid_MaternalHap_v2.0, whole genome shotgun sequence genome carries:
- the NDST2 gene encoding bifunctional heparan sulfate N-deacetylase/N-sulfotransferase 2 isoform X1; translation: MLKLWKVVRPARQLELHRLILLLIAFSLGSMGFLAYYVSTSPKAKELLPLPLGDCSSGAAGGPGPVRPPVPPRPPRPPETARTEPVVLVFVESAYSQLGQEIVAILESSRFRYSTELAPGRGDMPTLTDHTRGRYVLVIYENLLKYVNLDAWSRELLDRYCVEYGVGIIGFFRAHEHSLLSAQLKGFPLFLHSNLGLRDYQVNPTAPLLHLTRPSRLEPGPLPGDDWTIFQSNHSTYEPVLLASLRLAEPPVPGPVPRRARLPTVVQDLGLHDGIQRVLFGHGLSFWLHKLVFVDAVAYLTGKRLCLDLDRYILVDIDDIFVGKEGTRMKVADVEALLTTQNKLRTLVPNFTFNLGFSGKFYHTGTEEEDAGDDMLLKHRREFWWFPHMWSHMQPHLFHNRSVLADQMRLNKQFALEHGIPTDLGYAVAPHHSGVYPIHTQLYEAWKSVWGIQVTSTEEYPHLRPARYRRGFIHNGIMVLPRQTCGLFTHTIFYNEYPGGSRELDRSIRGGELFLTVLLNPISIFMTHLSNYGNDRLGLYTFESLVRFLQCWTRLRLQTLPPVPLARKYFDLFPQERSPLWQNPCDDKRHKDIWSKEKTCDRLPKFLIVGPQKTGTTAIHFFLSLHPAVTSSFPSPSTFEEIQFFNGPNYHKGIDWYMDFFPVPSNASTDFLFEKSATYFDSEVVPRRGAALLPRAKIITVLTNPADRAYSWYQHQRAHGDPVALNYTFYQVISASSQAPPALRSLQNRCLVPGYYSTHLQRWLTYFPSGQLLIVDGQELRTNPAASMESIQKFLGITPFLNYTRTLRFDEDKGFWCQGLEGGKTRCLGKSKGRKYPDMDAESRLFLTDFFRNHNLELSKLLSRLGQPVPSWLREELQHSSSG
- the NDST2 gene encoding bifunctional heparan sulfate N-deacetylase/N-sulfotransferase 2 isoform X2 is translated as MLKLWKVVRPARQLELHRLILLLIAFSLGSMGFLAYYVSTSPKAKELLPLPLGDCSSGAAGGPGPVRPPVPPRPPRPPETARTEPVVLVFVESAYSQLGQEIVAILESSRFRYSTELAPGRGDMPTLTDHTRGRYVLVIYENLLKYVNLDAWSRELLDRYCVEYGVGIIGFFRAHEHSLLSAQLKGFPLFLHSNLGLRDYQVNPTAPLLHLTRPSRLEPGPLPGDDWTIFQSNHSTYEPVLLASLRLAEPPVPGPVPRRARLPTVVQDLGLHDGIQRVLFGHGLSFWLHKLVFVDAVAYLTGKRLCLDLDRYILVDIDDIFVGKEGTRMKVADVEALLTTQNKLRTLVPNFTFNLGFSGKFYHTGTEEEDAGDDMLLKHRREFWWFPHMWSHMQPHLFHNRSVLADQMRLNKQFALVLPRQTCGLFTHTIFYNEYPGGSRELDRSIRGGELFLTVLLNPISIFMTHLSNYGNDRLGLYTFESLVRFLQCWTRLRLQTLPPVPLARKYFDLFPQERSPLWQNPCDDKRHKDIWSKEKTCDRLPKFLIVGPQKTGTTAIHFFLSLHPAVTSSFPSPSTFEEIQFFNGPNYHKGIDWYMDFFPVPSNASTDFLFEKSATYFDSEVVPRRGAALLPRAKIITVLTNPADRAYSWYQHQRAHGDPVALNYTFYQVISASSQAPPALRSLQNRCLVPGYYSTHLQRWLTYFPSGQLLIVDGQELRTNPAASMESIQKFLGITPFLNYTRTLRFDEDKGFWCQGLEGGKTRCLGKSKGRKYPDMDAESRLFLTDFFRNHNLELSKLLSRLGQPVPSWLREELQHSSSG
- the NDST2 gene encoding bifunctional heparan sulfate N-deacetylase/N-sulfotransferase 2 isoform X3, whose protein sequence is MLKLWKVVRPARQLELHRLILLLIAFSLGSMGFLAYYVSTSPKAKELLPLPLGDCSSGAAGGPGPVRPPVPPRPPRPPETARTEPVVLVFVESAYSQLGQEIVAILESSRFRYSTELAPGRGDMPTLTDHTRGRYVLVIYENLLKYVNLDAWSRELLDRYCVEYGVGIIGFFRAHEHSLLSAQLKGFPLFLHSNLGLRDYQVNPTAPLLHLTRPSRLEPGPLPGDDWTIFQSNHSTYEPVLLASLRLAEPPVPGPVPRRARLPTVVQDLGLHDGIQRVLFGHGLSFWLHKLVFVDAVAYLTGKRLCLDLDRYILVDIDDIFVGKEGTRMKVADVEALLTTQNKLRTLVPNFTFNLGFSGKFYHTGTEEEDAGDDMLLKHRREFWWFPHMWSHMQPHLFHNRSVLADQMRLNKQFALEHGIPTDLGYAVAPHHSGVYPIHTQLYEAWKSVWGIQVTSTEEYPHLRPARYRRGFIHNGIMVLPRQTCGLFTHTIFYNEYPGGSRELDRSIRGGELFLTVLLNPISIFMTHLSNYGNDRLGLYTFESLVRFLQCWTRLRLQTLPPVPLARKYFDLFPQERSPLWQNPCDDKRHKDIWSKEKTCDRLPKFLIVGPQKTGTTAIHFFLSLHPAVTSSFPSPSTFEEIQFFNGPNYHKGIDWYMDFFPVPSNASTDFLFEKSATYFDSEVVPRRGAALLPRAKIITVLTNPADRAYSWYQHQRAHGDPVALNYTFYQVISASSQAPPALRSLQNRCLVPGYYSTHLQRWLTYFPSGQLLIVDGQELRTNPAASMESIQKFLGSMKIRDSGARDLKVARLVV